A window of Brevibacterium ihuae contains these coding sequences:
- a CDS encoding alpha/beta hydrolase, producing MTHCSLSDEARAYLAENARRNPLPAEQLTLAAARAAAVDLGWRQSAPVPVAEVRDTFAVGPHGYVPVRIHVPHRREPTGGTGVAPGGAPALLMLPGGGWVTGTADIADVAARRLARDTGAVVVTATYAKAPEHPFPLPLLDCVAAFQWMVDRASTLGIDPGRIGIIGDSAGGNLAAATALALRDSVELGGHRCASTHAPAALVLLYPATDAGQDTDSYREFGTDHGLTADRMAYYWDCYAGPDTRFHPLASVGRAALHDLPPTVVVTAGCDVLRSEGEAFAAGLAAAGTPCELWEYPHTVHGFVHSDGVLADADALLTRLGRAVPGLLGG from the coding sequence ATGACCCATTGCTCGCTCAGCGACGAGGCGCGCGCCTATCTCGCCGAGAACGCCCGCCGCAATCCGCTCCCCGCGGAACAGCTCACCCTCGCCGCGGCCCGAGCGGCGGCGGTCGACCTCGGCTGGCGGCAGTCCGCACCGGTGCCGGTCGCCGAGGTCCGCGACACCTTCGCCGTGGGACCGCACGGGTACGTCCCGGTGCGCATCCACGTCCCGCACCGACGCGAGCCGACCGGCGGCACGGGAGTCGCTCCCGGCGGTGCGCCCGCCCTCCTCATGCTGCCCGGCGGCGGCTGGGTCACCGGCACCGCCGACATCGCCGACGTGGCAGCCCGGCGGCTCGCCCGCGACACCGGGGCGGTCGTCGTCACGGCGACCTATGCGAAGGCGCCCGAGCACCCGTTCCCCCTCCCGCTCCTCGACTGCGTCGCCGCCTTCCAGTGGATGGTCGACCGCGCGAGCACCCTCGGGATCGACCCCGGTCGGATCGGCATCATCGGCGACTCCGCCGGGGGCAACCTCGCGGCCGCGACCGCGCTCGCCCTGCGCGACTCCGTCGAACTCGGCGGCCACCGCTGTGCGAGCACCCACGCTCCTGCGGCCCTCGTCCTCCTCTATCCGGCCACCGACGCCGGACAGGACACCGACTCCTATCGCGAGTTCGGCACCGACCACGGCCTCACCGCGGACCGGATGGCCTACTACTGGGACTGCTACGCCGGGCCGGACACCCGGTTCCACCCGCTCGCCTCCGTCGGCCGGGCCGCTCTCCACGACCTCCCGCCCACCGTCGTCGTCACCGCCGGCTGCGACGTCCTCCGCAGCGAGGGCGAGGCGTTCGCCGCCGGTCTCGCCGCAGCGGGAACGCCGTGCGAGCTCTGGGAGTACCCGCACACCGTGCACGGCTTCGTCCATTCCGACGGGGTCCTCGCCGACGCGGACGCGCTCCTCACCCGTCTGGGCCGCGCCGTCCCCGGACTGCTCGGCGGCTGA
- a CDS encoding VIT1/CCC1 transporter family protein, whose product MRRGFYAGAVPERRSVPQEPSYKLIHRWQRHLANERLEERVYRSLAARKTGQEAEILLALADAEHRHQQHWITLLGDHSHKRRLPDLGTLILSALGRIFGSIFVLALAQQSETSSPYDEDWYATDAMAADEKIHAEVIRALAARSRAKLSGNFRAAVFGANDGLVSNLALVLGVGAAGVSTGTILLTGISGLLAGALSMGAGEYVSVRSQRELLEASTPDPGSRDAIRALDIDANELALVFRARGMDSDAAEAAAAEAIRTAGRPGDGHVLHIPIDGEHEELGTGLGAASSSFCFFASGAIIPILPYIFGLTGYPAILLAAGLVGLALLFTGGVVGVLSGRAPLPRALRQLAIGYGAAGVTFLLGLLFGTAVA is encoded by the coding sequence ATGCGCCGGGGTTTCTATGCTGGGGCCGTGCCCGAACGCAGATCCGTCCCCCAGGAGCCCTCCTACAAGCTCATCCACCGGTGGCAGCGCCACCTCGCCAACGAGCGGCTCGAGGAGCGCGTCTACCGCAGCCTCGCCGCCCGCAAGACCGGCCAGGAGGCGGAGATCCTCCTCGCCCTCGCCGACGCCGAGCACCGGCACCAGCAGCACTGGATCACCCTGCTCGGCGATCACTCGCACAAGCGCCGCCTGCCCGACCTCGGCACCCTCATCCTGTCGGCGCTCGGCCGCATCTTCGGCTCGATCTTCGTCCTCGCCCTCGCCCAGCAGTCCGAGACGAGCTCGCCCTACGACGAGGACTGGTACGCCACCGACGCGATGGCCGCCGACGAGAAGATCCACGCCGAGGTCATCCGCGCCCTGGCCGCCCGCTCCCGCGCCAAGCTCTCCGGCAACTTCCGGGCCGCGGTGTTCGGCGCGAACGACGGGCTCGTCTCCAACCTCGCGCTCGTCCTCGGCGTCGGGGCCGCGGGGGTGTCGACCGGCACGATCCTCCTCACCGGCATCTCGGGCCTGCTCGCGGGCGCACTGTCGATGGGCGCCGGCGAGTACGTCTCCGTCCGCTCCCAGCGCGAGCTGCTCGAGGCCTCGACCCCGGACCCGGGATCGCGCGACGCGATCCGCGCCCTCGACATCGATGCCAACGAGCTCGCGCTCGTGTTCCGCGCCCGCGGCATGGACTCCGACGCCGCCGAGGCCGCCGCGGCCGAGGCGATCCGCACGGCCGGACGGCCCGGGGACGGTCACGTCCTCCACATCCCGATCGACGGTGAGCACGAGGAGCTCGGCACCGGCCTCGGTGCGGCGTCCTCGTCCTTCTGCTTCTTCGCCTCGGGCGCGATCATCCCGATCCTCCCCTATATCTTCGGGCTCACCGGCTATCCCGCGATCCTCCTCGCCGCGGGCCTCGTCGGACTCGCGCTCCTCTTCACCGGCGGCGTCGTCGGCGTGCTGTCGGGCCGCGCCCCGCTGCCGCGCGCGCTGCGCCAGCTCGCGATCGGCTACGGGGCGGCCGGGGTGACGTTCCTCCTCGGCCTGCTGTTCGGCACCGCGGTCGCCTGA